The DNA sequence CGTCTTCACCCAACAGCACATCTGCCGGACATCACGATATCTGATTCCCAACTTCATGGCTCCAGGCGCCTGTTTGCGacacgtaagcaagctctGCAGTAGACCAGAACGGGGTTAAGACCATGTGGTTGTCAGCATCGGGCTTAAGCTACCGGTGTGCTGGATTAGGTACTTGTATCATGTTGGACAAAAGTCCTCTGCTTAGCCGTCGTCCAATGATGTCAAGGGACGTTATGACGGGTGTGAAATGAATGTGTCGTTCCCAGAGTGGGCTCCGGCTTGTTGGGGTGCAAGAGCATACAGGCCGAACACCACCAGGCTCTGAGCATAGGTAGCCCTCGAGATGGTGCAGGGCCCTGGTGCAGGTAAGCAAGCGGCATCCAACGGCATTTAGGCGGCCCGGGGAATGGATAGCTAGACAACGTTGCATGAGACCGGAGATGGAACGGCAATAGGACCTAAGTGATCACAGACGCGTGGAATGGTCGTTGATAGACTTTTTAATTCGTTTGACGACGAACTCTGTATGGTTGAATCTTAACCCAACTGTCCCGCcaagaggttgttggtttAAAGTTGAACAGATCGGAATCAACAGCGCCGCATGTAAGTGCGAAGTTGACATAATCAGACATTTAAAGCTTGGTCGCAGTTGGAGGCCAGAGGGGTTAGTCGGTAGTCCTGGAAAGCAACTCCAGAGACTGTCTCTATGTACGTGGACGTGTATACGTCAACAAAAGCTCACAAAGCGTGATGCCGCGGCCTTGGCTGATGGTGACAGCCAGTCATAATTCTGATGCCTGAAGTGTGTTCGCGGCCTCTGTACAAGTGGTACGACCCTGTGTTGGATCTCTGTAGCTGATGATGTTCGAGACAATTTCTATGTTGCTGAATCATTAGACTTGGTCTAGGGGGGTCTTCAAAACACTGGGTCCCATGACGAGTGCATTGAATTCGTGCTAGATATGGTTGGTATGGGTTGTGTCAGTATGACGGAGATTACCGTAGACAGCGACTTAGCTGAAAGAATGCTTCATCAAATTCGAGGTCCAAGTATCGTTGGTTATTCCATAATTATCCGGACAATTCATCGGCCTCAGGTACGTGATGCTATTGGGAGCAACGGCCTGGGAGAGTCACTCTTGGTTGTTCCCACTACGTATCTAAACGCAGCAAATTTTGCAaggttgggggttgttggttgacATAAGGGCCGCGCATGTGGTGTTCTCCGTGGTGGAAATACCGACTTGAAGAACACTAGAAGACCATCAGTATGTGTTCATGATGATTTCCCCAACAATTCCAACACCTACAACGAAATGTGATAGGTAATCAGACGGAAATAGGAGGAAAGCATGCCGTAGAGGCGTTTCCGTGGCCTTGCCGTGATCCTTTCATGGTGGtgaacaaaacaaacaaagaaGACACAAATTCCATGCGACTGAACAAGAAACCAACGAAGAATCCATCGATGCAGCAATAGGGCTGAGTGGTACTGGCATCTTGGGGCGCGATGATAGTGGTTGTCAGCTGTGCCGCAGGGGACTGCTCAAGTTGATACCGTGGTGTGAGATATATCGGCGGGCTGCATAAACAACCTCCCTTACCGGGACACGGGAGCGGTCTCGTGATGCGTTGACTCGACCATCATCACGAAGTGGTGGTGCGTACGTCATCGTGGTGGACGATGGTGGGTTTTGAGGAGAGTCAAGACTTTTGGTGCCTGGCGTGCCTGGCGTGCCTGGCGTGCCTACCAAAAAATTTCGCTAGCGCTTGCGTAGTCCAAAATGCGCCAGGCATCCTCAGGCAAGTGCCCCGGATTATGTCCTTCCTGCCCCTGTACTATTCAAACGGTCCACCGGGACGACACCCTGTGTGTCCATCGCGTCTGTCCTCACTTCCAAAGAAAACACATCTCATCTTTGAATCCATCCTCCAACAAATCTATCGACCACGTTTTCCGGCCCCTTAGACCATCCGCAGCCGCTGCAATCCTCCGCCACAGACAGGCGCCACGCATCCAATTGGGATAAGTGTGCATTTCCGCCCCTGCAGGTCCACGACCCAGCAATGCAACGACGCCAGTGCTGTCCCTGTCAGGTTCAAGCAGCATGGCAGCGGCATGTTGAAAACCTACGTCGGAATGGATATTTGGAGCTGACCAAGCACGCCCAACGAACACCACGGCATTGGTTCTCCAAATCCTTCAGagaacaaccacaaccgaATGCGCGAATCAAGCTTCAAATCCGCTTTGGAGATCGGTGGGGATCATTGGGATACACCAGGGGATATGAGCCGCCAATCGTCATGGACTCAATCGTTCGATCAAGAGGTCGCCGACGAGGCAAAAAGAataccacaccaccacagcatccAGACTGGCGATGTTCGAGTTTCCGAGATGCCTTCAACGCTGCGCCAAGCGGCGATGCTGCCTTGAGACAAGCACAGGTAAACCTTtctggcttttttttttgtctcttGCTTTTCTCTTGTCGTCACGTCAGTTGGCTCCTGCTTCTGTTCCGCACGGAGGGGGCATCACTTGTACCCTGCAAGGGCCTTGTGCACGCTCAATCCGCTCCAGAATTCCCTCGACCCGCCAATTCCAGTGACGCTGTGGCCCCTATGCCTGGCTGGAGTCATCTAGTGACTCCACCTTCTCACTCATGAAATTTCAAGTGGGTTCGTAACTCATAGTTATGGGGCACGGCCGGCGAGACACTTCTCTCCCGGAACACCTCCGGGTCCGGCATTGCCTGTGGTACACCTTGGACTCTACTTGGATTCTGAGCCCCCCTACGGTACCCCTGTTCTGCCTGGCGGCACGTATTGCAAGGCTCCGCAGCATGCCATGCCACTCACTTGTCACTGTGGACATGGATACACACTACTTGGAGATGGTTGCCATCTGAAAATAATTTAAACAGCAGCTATTCCCACCTTTTGGTCATGATCATCAACAGCCCAACACCCACTTCCAGTTTTTAATAGCTTCACATCAACATtaacatcaacatcaacatgtcTGGATACTACCACATGCCACTCCAGGGCCAGCATGACCAGCAACATGCTGAGCCGTCTGCCTTTCGACCTTCCCGAGCAGAGGACTGGGAACCATACCGAGACATCATTGCACATCTCTACAACACGATGAAGCTCAAGGATGTCATGACCGAGATGCAAATGACATACAACTTCAAAGCAACGTAAgcttccacctctccccaacaccaagacgTTGAACTGACATGTTTGATATTAGTGAGAAGCAGTACAAGACTCAGTTGAAGAAGTGGAACCTTGATACCAAGTACATCAAGGCATCCGAGTACATGGCCATGCTTCAGATCATGCGTGAGCGGGAAGCCCAGGACCCATCCAAGCAGACACGCTTCATTCTTCGCGGGAGACCAGTAGATCCCAAGGATATTGCTCGGTTTGAGAAGCGGCATCAGAAGAAAGGGACACTGAAGGAAGGGGAGCTGGCAGAGCTTCAGGGTAGGCAAAATCTACCGTTCTTCACACATGACTATCAACTAATATATCAACCACAGAACCTGTCGAGGACCTCATCTATCACACTCCTTCTCCTGAGCCAACAGGATATGCATACACTGCAACCTCCGACTACGGGTCAACCTCTTCGTATGCAACCACTTCCGCATACGACACTTCCTCGCAATACGCCTATAGCTACGGCATGTGACCCGAGCAATGCATCTACGACCACGCAAGGTGGCTTTCTACCCGAATTTtttgacgacgaggtgcAATCGGCAGATGGGGGCGCATCGTCGAATTCCTTTTTTCAGCACTAGTTCTTCCTTACACTTAATGCACGCATATGGGACAACGGTAGGACATGATTTGGAGGCATCTCATCTTTCATTTGGTGGACTGGAGGAGTAATTGGATACCCATGGATTTGATTGGTTTGGACTTACACGGGCGTTTTTTGCTTGCAACGGATAGACACATATAGACGTGACAGTGGTGCATCGACTATGATTACTCATCATGCATCATCGAATCTTGTATCACCATCTTGAGGCCTCGTCTGATGTTTGAACAAGTATGGCTGCAAGTCTTTGGCTGGTCAGCCCTCGCCAGGCTCGATCACAGGCTGGTTTGACCTTCCAATCAGGGacacccttcccccaatcccaactcCCGACCGAGTGGCCATCGGGAACAACATGAGGCGGCCCCGGCTCAGCTACCCGTGAGCCAAGGCCTTGCGCCTCGCAATATCTGGTCCCAACAGGACATAGCTTCAGCTCTCTGACAAAATCTGGGATGCCTAGCGTTGTTCAACCATCTGGAAAATAAAAGAAGACTCCTTGATTCATGCGGATCTTGCTCGGCAAGGCGTACCGAGATCCGTCCGAAGCACTCTGGTCCTCTTTTTGTTTGCTTGCTTCAGGGTGAATCCATCACGAACGGGCTGCTTCATGGCCAAACAATGTTTCAACCAGCTTGTGGGAACAGCTGTGGCTGTGCAACCGGCCCCTTGACCATCGTCCGATAAATGGGCTCCCAAGAGGTAGGATTTAAGGTTAGTAGTGCTTATACCCCATACTGGTTCCCACATACTCAGCCGACCAAACCAATAGACCGggcttgttttgtttctttgacGGGCGGTggaccaaaaaaaaacaagctttttttttgtttctttgtaggggctggggttggttTCTCTGTGGAATTCTTTCCCCATTCCCAAGCGATAAGGACCTTGCATGACCGCTTAAGTCCACTTTTGAAGTTTGAGCCAATGCTGGTGTGTGTTTCTGAAAGGCCTCGTGGCTTTGAtggcaaaaagggggggaggggaaggtgatTTGTGGTTGTATTTTGCTTGTTGGTTCTGGCATCCCAAGCCTCTCTGTACTAATTTGCGCTGTGTAACCCGAGAAAAACTGGGTTTTCGTAAACGCTACTATCGTGATTGTAGACACGCGCGCGCATAGCCTTCTTGGACTTGTAGTACCCCCGCGACTGAAAAGATAGCGGTCCCTCCTTAATTCCGAATGTCACCGGCGTTCCCCCGCCCCTAAAATAGGCGTATACTTCGTACCCCACAGAGTTTGAGAACAACCTGAGGTACCAGCCCGGGTGACTCAGACACTTAATTCCAGGATCTCGAAATACAACTTTACCTTCTTTGACCGGTAAGTCACTCCCGTCAAATAAGCGCAAGTGTCATTGTCATTGTTTTAATCAGATCCGATATGCAATCGGAGAGATATGGAGCGAATGCATCAGGGGTGGACTAGCCCCTCCCAGAGACCCTTACTGGAtacatcccccaaccccgtcccCATTTCACGAAAAGCTGCTGCCTGGCCCGTCCGGGCGCACGCGCGGAGTCCACCAACATTATTCgggattttctttttgatttCCACTTTGCCGTCGTGCAGCGCCCCACGTTTTATTCCACAGGCTTGGtggacaccaccatcaaactTTCGCGACTCAGTGATGCAGGATTGCTACCCAATTTCCTGAATCAGTCACGACAGTGATATCGGAAGTAGGCAGATTTAATTTTGAGGGAGAGATAATACGCCTTTTCATGTGATCAATGATGTGATGGACGCCAGGCAGCATCCGGCCTTGGCAATCATGAGAGAACCCCTGGTGGAGAGGAACAATGCTGGGTAAGGTTACTCTTTTGATATGGCCTGTGCGCTTGCATCCTTTTGAAACAAACTCCCATGTGGCTTCGGAGTTTATTCTCGGTTGCCTCGTTAACGTTAGGTGCCTTCAACTTGAACAGTTCTTTTTGCTCCGCTGAATCGATATCACAGTTGGTTATGGACGCTTGGGCGGGATAGAGGGTTGGCGCTTTCCTCTTTTGGTTGTTGCTCGTGAGTGAGTTTTATTTCAGCTGAGGAAACGGACACGAGGAACCTCGCGCTTCAAAGGTAAGGTTAAAGGGGCCTTGGCATGGTATACTAACTTCCGGAGTTGAGACGGGAATGATTATGTGCCTGGTCAGTACAGTAACACAGGCCCCGCGCGGGCGGGATGTAGCCTTGACAGCATATGTCGTGATCTGGcaaaggggggatgggggtggttacacgaggaggggggatgggggtggttaCACGAGGACGGCGCGGAGGGACTCACGCTACGCCTGATCCGGGGGGGTTACGTCTGACTCGGTGATACTGGGGGTACGTTTTATCAACTGGGGGGCTCGATTGTGATTCATATGTGCATAATAGTGGATGTGAAGGTGTGCCTGAAAGAAGGTGATGTCATGGGTTAGAAAACAAGCAGTGTAACCGATGTAGCTGTTGGATGGTTACGGGCCGAAGAGTTTACAAAAATGGAAAATGCTAGCTGACGTATGAGGTCCTACGTTCGTATCTCAGGCCGAGGTTCCGGGAACATGATTAGTGATGGCGTCCTTCAACACCTTCAGCCATGTCAGAGTACCCGAGTCTCGTCCAACAAACATTGTCGCTTTCGGTTTTGTGTATCGTATTGACTATGAAGGTAAAGCCAATCATATAGTGAAGTCGGTTTCACAGGAGTGTCTCGGCCCTAAGAGACTACAAATATAGGCGGAAGTCCCGATAACACTACATCAAGATATCTGCGGGCTCCGGGATTCGGACATCACCAAGCTGCTTCATTATATCGTATGAGGCTTGACGCCAGACCCTGAGGCAAACCAACTGCATCCTATAGTCTGTTTCACCAGCCATTGAAGATTACTGATACAGATAATACCTCTACATCCATCCGCCGAACTTCGGGTCTCGCCGAACTAACAGTGAGCTTCCTAAGTTTGAGAAAGGCACAGCCAACAGGAGCTTGATCGTGTAGTCTAATCCAATCGGCGTAACCCGGCCCTAAGCACTTACGTATATAGAGGCTGGCATCTCATAGGCCAATTAGTATGGAATGTTCTGTAACACGGGAAAGAACCATTGTGCCGCCGCCCCAATCTTCTGTTGGAATAACTAAGATATTCCTCTGCCTCACACCGCACCAACAGACAGCCACAACCTCCTAAGCAGAATTCCAGGAACATTCCTCCGCGTTGCACAAACTTGAAGCCACCGCCAAGTAAAAGTCTCCGTGTAGCACGGAATGTATTGGTTGCCCGTCTAGCTGGGTACCTTGGCTACAAATATCGTTGCCTGGCAGGAGTTGGAATCTGCGACAGCAATCGATAGCAAGGAAATTAAGTTGAGGAGCCAACACGAACACACAAGCCCAGGTAATGCGATAGCGAATTCTATCAAGTGCAACTTGCAGTCTGGGAGGAATTCGCTGCGAGAGCAACTCGAATGCACGATCCTGGGGTAGCGCTTCCCACATGCAATGAGCTCCAAAACGGCCAAAGCTTTCATCCTGGAGAGGGCtggagaaggggtggaaTGGCGCAGTGATCAAGCAGAGTGATGTCTTGAAACATCAGTTGCCATGCACCAAACAGATCACAAGCTCTTGATACTGGTATTAACGAGATCTGGGGGTCAAGTCATTTTAGTGTTTTTATGGCTTAGTTTGATGGGTAATGTTGTTATCAAGTGTCAATGTGAGTGAGCTGTTAAGTTGTTCATGGTCCGTTTAATTTATAGTTCTTTTTcgctttctttctttgagAGTAGGTCTTTCATCAATTCTGACTAGGTTGATATATAGACAAGCCTGGCTAAGTGCTACGCTGTATAATCAGCCTAATAAAATCAGCTCCCCATTGTCGTTAAATTAGTTAGCCCTAACCATGGGTACGGAGAAAACTTAGCAACTTGAAGAGATTTTAAGAGGTAGAGGAGAGAGCTGCTGAAGTAtgtgtgttgttgaagactgTATTGTGAACAGAGAAATGCTGCTTCCGAGCTATAAAGATTACATCACATTGAAGCCAGGCACATAACAATCCCTCTGTTAACAACGCTAATTTGAACTCAATAGAGTTGCCAAAGGATTCTCCCAATACTATCggccaaaaaaaaatgaagACAATGAAGCCAAAAACGCAGTCTGCTTTCACATCCACAGATGCTAGCACCAGGCTATCCACACAGCTGTCCCCCAAAAATACAACCCCTTACTAGGTTCGCTCCAAACAACCAGCTGTTCTCATCTCCCCCGTCTATCAAAGGCAGTCCCATTGACTACCATTCTGCCTCCCCTTGCCCACatctctgctcctccagccgCCAAATTTATCTACCCCAGGTGTCCAGCTCCATTCTTTGCAGCGTCCTTCTTTGTAGCCTCGTAAAGAGCCTTGTCAGCATCAACCAGTTCCCTCTTGGCTTGATTCCAGTTatctcttttcctttcaaCGTCGTACTCGGCGATTTCGACACGATATAGCTTCGCGTGCCATGCAGCCTTAGTTGCGTCCCGTCCGGCCATGGTAGAACTTGTCGTGTTCAATTTAAGATACTCTTCCTTGAGAACCTCTCTGCTCTCTGGGCCCATTCCAGTTCGTCTTCAGCTCTTCTGAGTGCGGACTTGTTCCATGTGGCTAGCCTTTCCAACCTTGTGACTTCCCTTTTGAGATCGGACAATGAGGGGgggagtgagtgagtgtggGCTTGTGTGGTTTGATGCGAGAGTGTGGATTCTTGGAAGATTTCGagtgttggtggaggtgagttGGGAGTGTGTGCCTGCATGTTCAACATGCTTCAAGAGGCCGAGGGATGATATCTATTTGCAAGGGAAGGAATGTGCGGTGTGTGACACGAGGGCATTTGGCTGGTTGAAATCAGCTGGGTGACTTGGAAGTTTTGTGAGCATGGAAAACAGGAAAGTATAACTGTGAAAGGGTCAGCCATCAGAGTTCCAGGTTACCTGCCCGGTCATACTCAGGTTGCAAACAACAATACGGTTTCAAAATTCGAATCTCTAGTACCGCCGTCCATTTTCTCTGACACTGTGCTATCTCGACAGGTCGCGGTGGCCTCCATCTTCATACCAGACGGCCACCTTTAACTTGTGAGTCGCGACCCATATGTCACGGCTCATTGACATCTGTGGGCTTGCAAAGGCGAACGTTGGCAGTTACCCAACCTTCCACATGGAAAGAATTCCGGCTTTTCTCGGCGTCTCGGTGTCATGTCCCCCGCCGGCACTATTCGGCCACTTCCTCAAGATGTCGTTTCGAGAGCAAGTACGGTCGCCTTTTGCGCAAGTTGATCCCGCCTGGGAATTCCACCCTTccatcctccttcaccatTGCCGGAAGCTCATCGCCACACCCATAACATGAAAGCCCGCACCTGTTTTGAAAATATCCTTTCAGAACCAGTGGCTGCAAATTTCCGAGACGAATTTGGTCCATTGACCTCACACTCCCAGCAATACACCTCAATTTCATCCAATCCGTCAAAGCATTCCTGCATGACTTGGCGAAGATTGACAACCACAGGCTGGTGTGATTCTTCTTCGGAATCTTCCGTGTTCAACCATGGCGAAAGGGAGTCGCCTCAGTCGTGACAGAATAAAGGACTTTCTCCAGGTGTCGAACTACATAACAAGTCTTCAGCCAGATCTGGTTTTATTAGCTTCCCATCTTGGTCAATGTGTTGCGGCTCGCACTTCCAGCAAAAGGCCAGATTATGAGTGTCCAAATCGCTCTTTAGCTCTTGTTCAATAAATCCCGTCACGTCCACGGGGTACACCGAGTGTATTGCCTCGTCAAATTGATACTCGGCTGGAGATTGCGCGGTTCTCAATCTCTTGCGCCTGGCTGCTTCCGCTCTCGAATATCTTTCCAGTTCTGTCGACAATCCCAAGTCCAAGTGCGGCGCTGATAAGGGAGAGCTGAAATCGAAATCGGCAGCCATTCCGGTACCAAAAGATATTGGCGGGGGAACAGGTGACCTTTCTTCCGGTGGAAGAATGGAATGAGACTCCTGTCGTGGCCTCTCCATTTTCATACTCTCGGCGAGTAACCCAAGTTCCCGGCTTTTCctagggtggtgggagagataTCGATGCTGTATGATCCTCCGCACCTTTCTGCTGAATATTGCCCACCAAAGAATAGTGAAGGGAAAGCCAGCAAGTACCGCGCCGAAATCCTGGGAGTACCCTACGCTGACACCAATTTCTCGTCGATACATGCGCGAAATAATCCACGGCGTTGGTGGCGGATCGAGAGAAGCCGTCTTGACAGTCTGGCAACTGGTCTGCTTGAAATTGCTCTGCGAAAATTGGATGTTAGAGTGTTTGCTTGGGATGAAAGTAAGTATCCGTGGCAATAAAAGGCTCACTGTCTGGCAGAACTCCAAGAACTCTTTCTTCGCCGTCCACTCAGCCAACCTTAAAGCCTTTCGGCTATCCTCCATCGCACAAATCGCCGTCCATAGTGCCACGCAGGTCACAGCAAAACCGGCCATTGCAGCCAGGATCCGACTGGCTCTACCAACCTTCTGTGGGTCTGGGAGGATCATTCGAGGGCATGGAAGACTGGGACCTGGTTATTCCTAATTACCAGACGCCAGGGAGACACAACCGGGGGCTTTTATGTCAGCGAGGATGTCACCAACCGGTGGTGTGGGAAGCCGCTTCCTGGACAGTATGCTTTCTGCGACTGCGGACAAAGGCCACCCGAAGAACGCCGGTATCTTGGAAGCTGGCGTAATGCAATGATGTGCTACCACGAACGACTCTGGGTTGGTGTACTCGAGACGGAAGCTCAGCGAAGTGATACTGTGGCAGAACATGAACCGGTTTTGGACAGCTTGGGCGATTTCTACTGATACATCTTTGATTTACACAATTTCTATATCGTTGACCTGACGGTGTTGTCGATGTAGAACGACTGCCTCCTGGTCCGTGGATCAGGCCTAGACAAATTGTGCAAGCTTCAGGATCCCGACACGATTTACATCTTGGAGACCTCGCCTGGGATCAAAGCACGTTCGCTACGCCAGCATGTAGTAAAGGTGAGAAAAAGGGgttggatggagggggaggagagcaaaCTCCTACTTCAACCTGAAATTTCACAAACCTGCTTTCCAACCCAGCAGGGACTCATTTCACCAGGTTAACTCGAACTGGCTTGGGATGAAGCTTCCCCGAGGCAGCTATCCTCATCATGCCCTAGATGAATTTATCTCCGAGTTTCAGGCAAGCGATTTTGACCTTGGCGGCACTAAAATGCTCAGCGACACTCCCAGGGGGACGGTCTTTCTGGTTCCATGGATCTCAGCACCTCGATTTGATCGCTATGACGATTTCAATTTTGGCAATGACAAGGCAGTGGTCAAAATCATCGGTCAAAACTGGTGCTTCCCTTGAGAACAAGGAAAAGGCCGAACTGGGAACTGACTGCTTCCAGAGGCTGACCTATCTTTCGGAAATCGGCGTGACCGGAAATCGCGTGAGGAATACGCTACAGCTCATGGGATATGCAAGGTTCCCAGCGCAAGAGCTCTTCTTACATaacttcctcttccagcaCTTGGGTGATACTGATTACAATGTTGCGCGAAGAGCAACTGACCGGTTGAACACCAAGCTAGAATATCTCCACGGCCCGGTGTTTGAGCACGCTCAAGGCGGGCAACTTTTGGAGACTGTAAAGAAGCGTTTCGAGAACCGGGACAGTATCAAGGGCTTTGACTCTGGACATCCAGTCGAGGCATTGGCCGTGGAAAACTGGCACACCATCATCCGGTTTATGTTTGAGATTGGCACAGCCTTACAAAACCTCTCGGGCGCTCATCGTGCCGTCACGTTGTCAAACGTCTTCCTTCGCCACAGGCTCTACCCTCCAGACGTCTCCGAAAAGGTGGTCAAAACCAAGCCCTTCCTAGACCGGTACCAGGCCGTGTTTGGGAACCCCTGTCTTCCAGAAGAGGTGTACGACACAACGTTCTGGAAATCCATGGATTACCCTCGCCCCGTTGGCGACCCTGACTGCGACAAGGGGGAAGGACGCCATGAAGTTCGGATATTTCGCTTGCCAGCTCATAGAGGCAGCACTGCCAGGGCTGGAAGACATCAAGAAATACCCTGCAATCACGACGGGCCATGACGATCATTTTTCCTCCCGCGTTGCATATTCGTGGAGATCATCAAGTTCATCGACTTGAAACGAGAGGCCGAGGAAAGAAGCAATAATGCAATGGCTATCAAAACCATGAACGACATGCTCGTGGTCATCAAGAGAATCGTCATTGACGAGCGGCTGAAGCTGCGAATCGATCAACGAGTATCAGAGGACTCACTCGAGCGGCAGTATGGGTGGTGCCAGCCCACTCTGGATGCTATCCATGACCACGGTCGCAGATTGATCTTCCTCCAGATAGCTCTGTTCCCGGACAAACCTGACGGAGACTTGTCGCCCTGGGATGACGATAACGATAACATGcccggtgatgatgatgcgccgGCGGATGGTTACAGCGACAGCCCCAAGAGCAAAGGTCAAAGTTCGAATGCCAGCGACAAAGCAgacagcaagaagaaggactcTAGCTCTGGAACCGATGGTTCTGGGAATTGCTCATCGTCAAGCTCCCGCCCAAATTCGATAAGTCCCGAAGAAGGTCTGGTCGTGGGGCTATCGTTGGACGACTATGGCTTCTGGAAGGACGCTTTTACCCCTGATCTCAACTATCACCTTGATAACGAAGATAAAAGCGAAGGAGATGTAAATAAAGTTGAGAAGGACAACAGTGAAGAGGTTCCGGCTGGCCATGATGCCGATCGATAGATGTATGCCGAGCAGGTGGTCATTAATCTTTCGTGTACCATGAACACCTGAGATCGAAAACAATAGATTTTAGTGAGTAATGTAGATTACTATACTCGTAATAAATATCGACCTGATGTCGGGTGGGCGTTGGTTGCTACACACTTGAGCATTGATGGCTATTTTGCCCACTTGGGCATATGTAGAGAGAAGCGGTGAAGCGGACATGGAAATGGCCATGGTGGATATTCTGGGGAATGAAAGGAAGAAACTTTTTGTGAGAACAGTACCTTGAgttcaggatcagacgaTCA is a window from the Podospora pseudocomata strain CBS 415.72m chromosome 6, whole genome shotgun sequence genome containing:
- a CDS encoding hypothetical protein (COG:S; EggNog:ENOG503PNKH) — translated: MSGYYHMPLQGQHDQQHAEPSAFRPSRAEDWEPYRDIIAHLYNTMKLKDVMTEMQMTYNFKATEKQYKTQLKKWNLDTKYIKASEYMAMLQIMREREAQDPSKQTRFILRGRPVDPKDIARFEKRHQKKGTLKEGELAELQEPVEDLIYHTPSPEPTGYAYTATSDYGSTSSYATTSAYDTSSQYAYSYGM
- a CDS encoding hypothetical protein (EggNog:ENOG503P102; COG:G), with the protein product MAGFAVTCVALWTAICAMEDSRKALRLAEWTAKKEFLEFCQTSNFKQTSCQTVKTASLDPPPTPWIISRMYRREIGVSVGYSQDFGAVLAGFPFTILWWAIFSRKVRRIIQHRYLSHHPRKSRELGLLAESMKMERPRQESHSILPPEERSPVPPPISFGTGMAADFDFSSPLSAPHLDLGLSTELERYSRAEAARRKRLRTAQSPAEYQFDEAIHSVYPVDVTGFIEQELKSDLDTHNLAFCWKCEPQHIDQDGKLIKPDLAEDFLWLSIFAKSCRNALTDWMKLRCIAGSVRSMDQIRLGNLQPLVLKGYFQNRCGLSCYGCGDELPAMVKEDGRVEFPGGINLRKRRPYLLSKRHLEEVAE